The Thamnophis elegans isolate rThaEle1 chromosome Z, rThaEle1.pri, whole genome shotgun sequence genome contains a region encoding:
- the LOC116521495 gene encoding olfactory receptor 14A16-like has product MKNQTISHFLLQEFSKNRQIHLLQFFLFFVLYLATVATNLLIISAVAFDHQLHSPMYFFLMNLALQDVGVVSVIVPKSMINFLMDNRCISYFGCVAQIFLLIFLIVSDIFILTVMAYDRYVAICNPLHYEMVMNLKACIRMILLVWIISLLYGIMHTSGTFSMFFCSNVVNQFFCEIPQLLKLSCFGFNIFELGIIMASIIIGIGCFTFNIISYTMIFKAVLRITSEQGRRKALSTCLPHLIVVSMLVLSAGIAYGRPPSNTPSYLDLGLTVLYSLLPPLFNPIIYSMRNRNIKYALSKLWKC; this is encoded by the coding sequence ATGAAGAATCAAACCATTTCTCACTTTTTGCTGCAGGAATTCTCAAAAAATCGGCAAATACatcttttacaatttttcttgttctttgtgtTATATCTGGCAACTGTAGCAACAAATCTTCTCATTATCTCTGCAGTAGCTTTTGATCATCAACTGCACAGCCCCATGTACTTCTTTCTTATGAATTTAGCTCTTCAAGATGTGGGCGTAGTTTCAGTTATTGTTCCGAAATCCATGATAAATTTTCTGATGGACAACAGATGCATCTCTTACTTTGGTTGTGTTGCTCAAAtatttctcttaatttttttaatagtttctgATATATTTATTCTCACAGTCATGGCATATGATCGGtatgttgccatttgcaatcCACTGCACTATGAGATGGTGATGAATTTGAAAGCTTGCATCAGAATGATACTTCTAGTGTGGATTATAAGTCTTCTCTATGGAATAATGCATACCAGTGGAactttttcaatgtttttttgttCTAATGTTGTCAACCAATTTTTCTGTGAAATTCCACAATTGCTAAAACTATCCTGCTTTGGTTTCAATATATTTGAACTTGGAATTATAATGGCCAGTATCATTATTGGAATAGGTTGTTTTACTTTCAATATTATATCTTATACTATGATCTTCAAGGCAGTGTTAAGAATCACTTCTGAACAAGGTAGGCGAAAAGCCTTATCCACTTGTCTTCCCCATCTTATTGTAGTGTCTATGTTAGTATTAAGTGCAGGCATTGCCTACGGGAgacctccctctaacactccatCTTACTTAGATTTGGGGTTGACTGTTCTGTATTCTCTTCTTCCACCTCTGTTCAATCCAATCATTTATAGCATGAGAAATAGGAATATCAAATATGCCTTGTCTAAACTatggaaatgctga
- the LOC116521494 gene encoding olfactory receptor 14A16-like, with protein sequence MAYDQYVAICHPLHYETVMNQKACTEMMILVWFAGLLYGMLHTIGIFSILFCSNVVNQFFCEIPQLLKLSCSAFNVVELGVLVVSIIAAIGCFIVVSYAMIFKAVLRIPSEQRRQKALSTCISHLIVVSVFLLTGFFAYLRPSSKTSSYLDFGVTVLYSFLPPLFNPIIYSIKYRNMMYVEMCFCDSGLITSLQLLNLFTQVHSWEIKSL encoded by the coding sequence ATGGCATATGATCAGTATGTTGCCATTTGCCATCCACTGCACTATGAGACAGTGATGAATCAGAAAGCCTGCACTGAAATGATGATTCTGGTTTGGTTCGCAGGACTTCTCTATGGAATGTTGCATACAATTGGCATATTTTCAATCCTTTTTTGTTCTAATGTGGTCAACCAATTTTTCTGTGAAATTCCACAGTTGCTAAAACTATCCTGCTCTGCCTTCAATGTAGTTGAACTTGGAGTTCTTGTGGTCAGTATCATTGCAGCAATTGGTTGTTTTATAGTTGTATCTTATGCCATGATCTTCAAGGCAGTGCTAAGAATCCCTTCTGAACAAAGAAGGCAAAAAGCCTTGTCCACTTGTATTTCACACCTTATAGTAGTATCTGTATTTTTATTAACTGGATTCTTTGCCTACCTGAGACCTTCCTCTAAGACCAGTTCTTACCTAGATTTTGGGGTGACTGTTCTGTATTCGTTTCTTCCACCCTTGTTCAATCCAATCATCTATAGCATCAAATATAGGAATATGATGTATGTGGAAATGTGCTTCTGTGATTCTGGATTGATTACTTCATTACAATTGCTGAATTTATTCACCCAGGTACACTCCTGGGAGATAAAATCTTTGTAA
- the LOC116521492 gene encoding olfactory receptor 14A16-like produces MYFFLMNLALQDLGSVSAIVPKSMINSLMDTRHISYFGCVAQVFLFAFFTLSNFFLLTVMAYDRYVAICNPLQYETLINWKSCTEILGLVWIASLLCGILHTTGTFSIHFCSNTVNQFFCEIPQLLKLSCSGTNLVEFGVVMVNIIVALGCFIFIIISYATIFKVVQRIPSEQGRLKALSTCIPHITVVSMLLLSASFANMRCPSDTPSYLDFGLTILYSILPPLFNPIIYSMRNKNIKFVLYKLWRF; encoded by the coding sequence ATGTATTTCTTCCTGATGAATTTGGCATTGCAGGACCTAGGCTCTGTTTCTGCCATTGTTCCCAAATCCATGATAAATTCTCTGATGGACACCAGACACATTTCTTACTTTGGTTGTGTTGCTCAAGTCTTTCTCTTTGCATTCTTTACACTTTCAAATTTCTTCCTCCTCACAGTGATGGCATATGATAGGTATGTGGCTATTTGTAACCCACTCCAGTATGAGACACTGATTAATTGGAAATCCTGCACTGAAATTCTAGGTCTGGTTTGGATTGCCAGTCTTCTCTGTGGAATTTTGCATACCACTGGCacattttccatccatttctgtTCTAATACTGTAAATCAGTTTTTCTGTGAAATTCCACAGTTGTTAAAGCTATCCTGCTCTGGAACCAATCTAGTCGAATTTGGAGTGGTTATGGTCAATATCATTGTTGCCCtaggttgttttatttttattatcatatCATACGCTACAATCTTCAAAGTAGTGCAAAGAATCCCATCTGAGCAAGGAAGGCTAAAAGCCTTATCAACTTGTATTCCACATATTACAGTAGTGTCCATGCTTTTATTAAGTGCATCTTTTGCCAATATGAGATGTCCTTCTGACACCCCATCATACTTAGATTTTGGGCtgactattctatattctattcttccacCCCTGTTCAATCCAATCATTTATAGCATGAGGAATAAAAACATCAAATTTGTCCTGTATAAACTGTGGAGAttctga